The Bartonella sp. HY328 genome contains the following window.
CTAAAGCCGAGCTAGAGGCGGAAGGTACGCGCGATCCGCAAATCTTGATTGATACTGCTAATGATTGTCTTAATGCTGGCGCTTCGATTATCATGATTGAATCGGAAGGCATTACTGAAAATGCTGATCCATGGCGCACCGATGTTGCGGCAAAAATCATGAAAAATGTTGGCATGGAAAATGTTATGTTTGAAGCTGCTGACCCTGAAGTCTTCTCATGGTACATTAAAAATTATGGTATTGATGTCAATTTGTTTATCGATCATAGCCAAATTGTGCAGCTTGAATGTTTACGCCGTGGTATTTGGGGTACTAAGAGCACCTTTGGTCGTATTACTACATTCCGCTAATGAGCATATCTAAATAGCTTTGTTAGTTTTAAAAATAAAAATCTTAAGCCGGTTTTCTGGCTTAGGATTTTTTTGTTTTGAGTAGCGAAGTCGATCAAATTGATTTTGATCTGTCGCTTCAGGGTGAATTTCTTTGGTTAACAATCTAAAAAGGTAATAATAGCTCTATAATTTGCTTTATTTGTAAAGTTTCAAAGAATTTTATAGACAAGATATAAACATATCTTTATATGTTATTTATCGCCTATTTGGGGTGGCTTAGTGACTGGAAATGAAAGACATGTCGAATCTTGATCTTGCTGCAATGGTTGAAATGCTAAAGGCTGCGTCTGAAGCAACGCGCTTGCGTATTTTGGCGGTTCTATGCCAAGGTGATTTAACCGTTTCTGATTTGACACGTATTCTTGGTCAATCACAGCCGAGGGTTTCACGACATTTAAAGCTGTTGCAGGAAGCTGGGCTGATCATTCGTTATCAAGAGGGCGCTTGGGCCTATTTTCGCCTTGCGGATGATCAAATGCGCATGACAATTACTCATGCAATTCTTAACCATCTTAACCACAGTGACCATATGTTAGAAAGCGATCAGCATCGGTTAAATCAGGTTAAAGAAGAACGCAACTCCTATGCTGCATCTTATTTTTCGGCAAATGCTGCCGAGTGGGATAGGTTGCGTTTGCTTCACGTGCCCGATAATGCTGTTGAAGCAGCGATGAAAAACATTGTTGGCAGTCAATCATTTCAATCCATGCTTGATATTGGTACCGGTACCGGATCAATGTTGAAATTATTTGCTGATTTATATGTGCGTGGTGTGGGTGTTGATAATAATCGTGATATGCTTGCTATTGCGCGTTCTAATCTTGATTTGGCGGGAATTACCAATGCGCAGGTGCGCCAAGGTGATATTGCTGCCTTACCAGTTGATAAGGAAAGTTTTGATCTTGTGACACTTCATCAAGTGTTACATTTTTTGGATGATCCACAAGCTGCAATTCGCGAGGCTGCGCGGGTTATGCGTCCCAATGCTCGGTTGGTTATTGTGGATTTTGCTGCCCATGATTTAGAATTTTTGCGCACTGACTACGCGCATTTAAGACTTGGTTTTTCTGATATTCAAATGAAAACATGGATCGAAAAGGCAGGACTTGAACTGGTTGAAACTAAGGAGTTTGAACCGATGGATCGCCAAAAAGGCTTAACGGTTAAATTATGGTTGGCAAAAGACCCTCGATTGCTCATTGCTGCGAGGGGTTCAGCATTAACCGTTTGATTGGCAATAGCATTTTTTAATGCGGATTTTTTTAGTTTTAAGTGGGCAACGGCCCTAACATTTAGGAGAATAGGCTATGGCATCTTATGGGTTGTCGCGCCGTAATGATATTGGCGAGAATCTCAGAGTTTCTTTCGAATTTTTTCCACCAAAAAGCGAAAAAATGGAAGAAATGCTATGGCAAACAGTAGAGCGGCTTGCGCCGTTACAGCCCGAATTTGTGTCGGTAACTTATGGTGCAGGTGGTTCAACGCGTGAACGTACTGCCCGTACGGTCGAGCGTATTATTAACGAAACTGGTCTTACAACTGCGGCGCATTTAACCTGTGTTGATGCAACGCGTGAAGAGGTGGATCAGGTAGTGCGTGAATTTGCGGCCCTTGGCATTCGCCGCTTTGTGGCTTTGCGGGGCGATCCAGCAAATGGTATTGGTGGCACTTATGAGCCAACTAAGGGCGGATATTTTAATGCTGCTGATTTGGTTGGTGGCTTAAAAGCCATTGATCCTGATTTTGATATTTCAGTGTCAGCTTATCCAGAAAAACATCCTGAAAGTCCAGATTTTGCAACCGATATTGAATTATTAAAACGCAAGATTGATAATGGCGCGACGAGGGCCATTACACAGGCATTTTTTGATAATAACCTATATGAAAGCTATGTTGAAAGAGTGAGACGTGCTGGAATTTATATTCCAATTTTACCCGGCATCTTACCAATTCACAATTTTTGGCAGGTGAAAAATTTTTGTTCACGCAATGGCACTCACGTGCCAGATTGGCTTGCTCAGCGTTTTGAAGGCTTGGAAGATGACCCCAAAACCCATGGTCTTGTTGCAGCTGCAGTAGCTGCTGAACAGGTGGTAGACCTTGTTGAGCGAGGTGTTACCGATTTTCATTTTTATACGTTAAATCGCGCCGATCTTGTTTTTGCAATTTGCCACCTTATTGGCATTAGACCTAAGGTTAAAAAAGACCTATAAACCGTTATTCCAAAGTGCCCAGCTTAAAACTGGGCACTTTAAAGTGATTATAGCTCATATTAGAAACCATGTTATAGATGATTTCTCTGGTTGTTTTTTGCGGTTAAATCTATAGTCTTTCAAAAAACTTTTGTGTAAATTTTTAATATGGTTTTATAATATGACAAAATTATCGGTTAATCTTAATGCCATTGCATTATTGCGCAATCGGCGTGATTTGCCTTGGCCAGACCTTTTACACTTTGCCCGTCTTGCTTTAGATGCCGGTGCTATTGGCATTACGGTTCATCCGCGCCCTGATGAGCGCCATGTGCGTTTTAAAGATCTTACCAACATCCGCAAACTATTAGATGATGACTATAAAGATCGTGAATTTAATATTGAGGGCTATCCAACCGATCATTTTTTAAGTTTGGTTGAAGAAAATGGTGCTGACCAAGTGACCCTTGTGCCTGATGCGCCCCAACAATCAACATCGGATCATGGTTGGGACTTTGAGGCAAATGCAGATCGTCTTGCACCTATTATTGCGCGACTCAAAAAAAATAAGATTCGAGTGTCGCTTTTTGCGGATCCTGAACCAAAAGGACTCGATATAGCCGCTAAAATAGGGGCAGATCGCGTAGAGTTTTTCACAGGCCCATATGGTGCAACTTTTAATGATGAAAAGCAGCAAAAAATAGAATTGCAGCGTTTGCAGCAAGCCTCTGAAACTGCAAAACAATATGGTCTTGCAATTAATGCTGGCCATGACCTAACCGTTGCTAATATACCCCCCTTGATAAAGGCAGTTCCTTATATCGCGGAAGCATCAATTGGTCATGCCCTTATTGCAGATGCGCTAGAATATGGTATGAATATCACCGTGAAGCGCTTTATTGATGCTATGTCGCAGTAAAAATCTGACCATGGTCATTAAGGATCAAAACAACATATGACTCGGCATGAATGGTTTAAATGTGTCGAGACATTGCAATTAAAAACCTATTAAAGGCGTACCATAATGATAGGCGATGCCTTTTAATTAAAATACATGCAAATAAACACATGAAGTTGAATTTTAAGAGTAGCATGTATTGTGATAGCAGATAGATATTAGTTTTTGGCATATAATTGCTATATTAAAAGATCAACAAAGGTCGTTTGGGCATAGTCTTATATGCTAAACTACCGGAAAAGAGACAAGGCGATGCAAGTAAACTTGGCAAATATGTCTAGTAAAGCTTGAAGAGGCTTTTTAAAAATGGGCTTAGCCTATAAAATTATTATTTTCCCTATATTCAAAATAAACCTTAATGGCGTTTATGCCTCATAAGGTGTTGAAAGGAATCCAGCAATGGCTGATCTGCAAACGGCAGATGTGTCTTCTGATGACTTGACTGAAGAAACAAATGACCATTCAAAAGAGAGTTTTCGTCTCTTATTGCTTGGTGCAATTGGTGTTGTTTATGGCGATATCGGTACCAGCCCGATTTATGCTTTCCGTGAAGCACTCCATGCGGGTGCGGGTGGTAAAGCAATTGCCAGTGAAGATATCTTCGGAGTTATTTCCCTTATATTTTGGGCATTAGCCCTAATTGTCACGGTTAAATATGTCATTTTCGTTTTAAGGGCCGATAATAATGGCGAGGGGGGTATCTTATCATTGATGGCCCTTGCGCGCACGGGTTTTAAACATCATGGTGGTTGGGCCCTTGGCATTGGTATTTTAGGTGCATCTTTGTTTTTCGGCGATGCAGTGATTACGCCAGCGGTGTCTGTACTTTCAGCGATTGAAGGTATGGAAATTGTGGCGCCGGATCTTGAGCCTATTATTGTGCCGTTAACCGTAATTGTGTTACTTGCGCTTTTTGCTGTGCAGCGTTTTGGAACGGGCCGGGTTGCGGTTATTTTTGGCCCAATTACCCTTGTTTGGTTTTTAGCCCTTGGTTTTTTTGGTCTCGTTCACATTCTTGATGACTTTTCTATTTTACAAGCTTTACTGCCTTGGCACGGTGTTGCCTATATTTTCAATAATCCGGCAACATCCTTTGCGGCTGTTGGCGCAGTATTTTTGGCCGTAACCGGTGCAGAGGCTCTTTATGCTGACCTTGGACACTTTGGTAGAAAACCAATTGTTGCTGCTTGGATTTGGGTGGTTTTTCCTTGCCTTATTCTCAATTATTTGGGGCAGGGTGCATTTATTTTAAGCCACGGCCAAGCCGCTGCTAATCCCTTTTACCAAATGTTGCCAAGTTGGGCATTGGTGCCAATGATTTTAATGGCGACAATGGCAACGGTTATTGCGAGCCAAGCAGTAATTACTGGTGCTTTTTCTATGGCGCGCCAAGCTGTGCAGTTAAATATTCTGCCACGTTTGGAAATTTTGCATACGTCTGAAAAAACACTTGGCCAGATTTATATGCCAAGAATCAATTTCATTTTGGCAATTGTTGTGATTGCATTGGTTATTGGTTTTCAAAAATCGACCAATTTGGCTGCAGCCTATGGTATTGCTGTTACCGGCAATATGCTTGTAACAACATCGCTCTTATTTATAGTCATGACCCGCATTTGGAAATGGAGCTTGCCAGCTTGTATTGCTTTAACCGCTTGCTTTCTAACCATTGATATTTTGTTCTTCTCAGCTAATATTATCAAAATCCATGATGGTGGCTGGGTATCAATCGGTCTTGCTCTCATTGTTTGTGTTGTTATGTGGACTTGGGTGCGTGGCACGCGTAACCTCATGAAAAAGACCCGCAAGAATGAAGTTGAACTTGAGGTTATTATTGATAGCCTTGCAAAAAGCCAACCAACTATTGTTTCAGGGACTGCGGTTTTCTTGACGGGCGATCCTAAAACTGTACCAACAGCATTAATGCACAGTTTGAAACATTATAAAGTTTTGCATGAGAATAATGTTATTTTGACGGTTAAGACGGCTTCAACGCCGCGGGTTAGCCGGGCAGATCGTGC
Protein-coding sequences here:
- a CDS encoding ArsR/SmtB family transcription factor, whose amino-acid sequence is MSNLDLAAMVEMLKAASEATRLRILAVLCQGDLTVSDLTRILGQSQPRVSRHLKLLQEAGLIIRYQEGAWAYFRLADDQMRMTITHAILNHLNHSDHMLESDQHRLNQVKEERNSYAASYFSANAAEWDRLRLLHVPDNAVEAAMKNIVGSQSFQSMLDIGTGTGSMLKLFADLYVRGVGVDNNRDMLAIARSNLDLAGITNAQVRQGDIAALPVDKESFDLVTLHQVLHFLDDPQAAIREAARVMRPNARLVIVDFAAHDLEFLRTDYAHLRLGFSDIQMKTWIEKAGLELVETKEFEPMDRQKGLTVKLWLAKDPRLLIAARGSALTV
- the metF gene encoding methylenetetrahydrofolate reductase [NAD(P)H] is translated as MASYGLSRRNDIGENLRVSFEFFPPKSEKMEEMLWQTVERLAPLQPEFVSVTYGAGGSTRERTARTVERIINETGLTTAAHLTCVDATREEVDQVVREFAALGIRRFVALRGDPANGIGGTYEPTKGGYFNAADLVGGLKAIDPDFDISVSAYPEKHPESPDFATDIELLKRKIDNGATRAITQAFFDNNLYESYVERVRRAGIYIPILPGILPIHNFWQVKNFCSRNGTHVPDWLAQRFEGLEDDPKTHGLVAAAVAAEQVVDLVERGVTDFHFYTLNRADLVFAICHLIGIRPKVKKDL
- a CDS encoding pyridoxine 5'-phosphate synthase encodes the protein MTKLSVNLNAIALLRNRRDLPWPDLLHFARLALDAGAIGITVHPRPDERHVRFKDLTNIRKLLDDDYKDREFNIEGYPTDHFLSLVEENGADQVTLVPDAPQQSTSDHGWDFEANADRLAPIIARLKKNKIRVSLFADPEPKGLDIAAKIGADRVEFFTGPYGATFNDEKQQKIELQRLQQASETAKQYGLAINAGHDLTVANIPPLIKAVPYIAEASIGHALIADALEYGMNITVKRFIDAMSQ
- a CDS encoding potassium transporter Kup, which codes for MADLQTADVSSDDLTEETNDHSKESFRLLLLGAIGVVYGDIGTSPIYAFREALHAGAGGKAIASEDIFGVISLIFWALALIVTVKYVIFVLRADNNGEGGILSLMALARTGFKHHGGWALGIGILGASLFFGDAVITPAVSVLSAIEGMEIVAPDLEPIIVPLTVIVLLALFAVQRFGTGRVAVIFGPITLVWFLALGFFGLVHILDDFSILQALLPWHGVAYIFNNPATSFAAVGAVFLAVTGAEALYADLGHFGRKPIVAAWIWVVFPCLILNYLGQGAFILSHGQAAANPFYQMLPSWALVPMILMATMATVIASQAVITGAFSMARQAVQLNILPRLEILHTSEKTLGQIYMPRINFILAIVVIALVIGFQKSTNLAAAYGIAVTGNMLVTTSLLFIVMTRIWKWSLPACIALTACFLTIDILFFSANIIKIHDGGWVSIGLALIVCVVMWTWVRGTRNLMKKTRKNEVELEVIIDSLAKSQPTIVSGTAVFLTGDPKTVPTALMHSLKHYKVLHENNVILTVKTASTPRVSRADRARVSQFNERFMLVELTFGYMEQPNIPRALALCRKLGWKFDIMTTSFFVSRRSIKTGSKPEMPRWQEKLYIKLARGASDATEYFQIPTGRVVEIGTQITV